A region from the Geobacter benzoatilyticus genome encodes:
- a CDS encoding DUF4258 domain-containing protein yields MAERFVPRQIIFASINTYEIIERYPDDKYLPSYLIRAEHEGMVFHILFALDRDNDAVRIITTYMPSDDKWESDGRRRRKS; encoded by the coding sequence ATGGCCGAACGTTTTGTCCCTCGGCAAATTATCTTTGCATCCATAAATACTTATGAAATAATTGAACGGTATCCCGATGACAAATACCTGCCCAGTTACCTGATCCGGGCTGAACACGAAGGGATGGTCTTCCATATTCTCTTCGCTCTGGATCGAGACAACGATGCGGTCAGGATCATAACCACATATATGCCGTCGGATGATAAATGGGAATCTGACGGCAGGAGACGGAGGAAATCATGA
- a CDS encoding YgiT-type zinc finger protein — translation MKCHHCGGSFEQITTDLPFKTGPHSIIIIKDLPVLQCGSCSEFLLEDPVMEKVEAIIAGTGKTVEVEILRYAA, via the coding sequence ATGAAGTGTCACCATTGCGGGGGATCTTTCGAGCAGATCACCACAGACCTTCCCTTCAAGACCGGCCCCCACTCCATCATCATAATCAAGGACCTGCCGGTCTTGCAATGCGGCAGCTGCAGCGAATTTCTGCTGGAAGACCCGGTCATGGAAAAGGTGGAGGCAATCATCGCCGGAACCGGAAAGACCGTTGAAGTGGAAATTCTCCGTTACGCCGCATAG
- the flhB gene encoding flagellar biosynthesis protein FlhB, whose product MADEDRHSKTEQPTPKRLDEAKKKGIPHSRDLTSTVTLIASMIALYTTGGFMFSTLKTTTGEIFADMGTFEVTESSIEMLLVKLSLVMLSVVGPFMIVVVLVGLCTTMAQVGFSINAERITFKLDKLNPVANFGKLFNKDSMMEMAKAILKIVIVGYMSYKILRDELDGIIYLTDTDFAGILELFKHLAFKLVLHTCGVLLILGVIDLVFVKWRFIERQKMTKQEVKEEHKESEGDPKVKGKIRQMQFQQAQRRLRTVIPTADVVITNPTHFAVALKYDRLTMAAPTVLAKGADHMAQTIKAMARENNIMLVENRFLARELYAQVKEGEEIPEALYAAVAEVLAYVYSLKGKV is encoded by the coding sequence ATGGCTGACGAAGACAGGCATTCAAAAACAGAACAGCCGACACCCAAGCGGCTGGACGAGGCGAAGAAGAAGGGGATCCCCCACAGCCGGGACCTCACCTCCACCGTCACCCTTATCGCTTCCATGATCGCCCTCTACACCACCGGGGGCTTCATGTTCTCCACCCTCAAGACCACAACCGGCGAGATTTTTGCCGATATGGGGACGTTCGAGGTCACCGAGTCGAGCATCGAGATGCTGCTGGTCAAGCTCTCTCTCGTTATGCTGAGTGTTGTCGGGCCGTTCATGATTGTGGTGGTCCTCGTGGGGCTTTGCACCACCATGGCCCAGGTAGGCTTTTCCATAAACGCCGAGCGCATCACCTTCAAGCTCGACAAGCTTAATCCCGTTGCCAATTTCGGCAAGCTCTTCAACAAAGACTCCATGATGGAGATGGCCAAGGCAATCCTCAAAATCGTGATCGTCGGCTACATGTCCTACAAGATCCTGCGCGACGAGCTGGACGGGATCATCTACCTGACCGACACCGACTTCGCGGGTATCCTCGAACTTTTCAAGCATCTGGCGTTCAAGCTGGTACTCCACACCTGCGGCGTGCTCCTGATCCTCGGGGTCATCGACCTTGTATTCGTCAAGTGGCGCTTCATCGAGCGGCAGAAGATGACCAAGCAGGAGGTCAAGGAGGAGCACAAGGAGTCGGAGGGGGACCCGAAGGTCAAGGGGAAGATCCGCCAGATGCAGTTCCAGCAGGCCCAGCGCCGGCTGCGCACCGTCATCCCCACTGCCGACGTGGTCATCACCAACCCGACCCACTTTGCCGTGGCCCTCAAGTACGATCGCCTCACCATGGCCGCCCCTACGGTTCTCGCCAAGGGCGCCGATCACATGGCCCAGACCATCAAGGCCATGGCCCGGGAAAACAACATCATGCTCGTGGAAAACCGCTTCCTGGCCCGGGAGCTTTACGCCCAGGTGAAGGAGGGGGAAGAGATTCCCGAGGCGCTTTATGCGGCGGTGGCGGAGGTTCTAGCCTACGTCTACAGCCTCAAAGGCAAAGTGTAG
- the fliR gene encoding flagellar biosynthetic protein FliR → MFPLTTPFPSVNEIAFFTLVMGRMAGIFASIPLFGGTRVPMNIKALVIFSLSMVCFPLVKAKFPQIPEDMLSLGILMIRETLIGTCLGLLSLIVFAAVEFCGQICGIQIGFSIVSEIDPTQGGQQSVLSIFQEMLATLLFLSLGVHHVFIGALVESYNVLPVGAWTMSEGLLNFLVITIGQVFVLAIKLAAPVMVTLLLTSVMLGIMARAFPQMNVFFVSMPLNIGIGFIILGLSLHVFLSTLRGSFGVLDEQIMTIMKLMGNG, encoded by the coding sequence ATGTTCCCTTTAACCACGCCATTTCCATCGGTCAACGAGATCGCCTTTTTCACTCTTGTGATGGGGCGAATGGCTGGCATCTTTGCATCCATCCCCCTTTTCGGTGGCACGCGGGTGCCGATGAACATCAAGGCCCTGGTTATCTTTTCCCTTTCCATGGTCTGTTTTCCCCTTGTGAAGGCTAAATTTCCCCAGATTCCCGAAGACATGCTGTCCCTCGGCATCCTCATGATCCGCGAGACCCTGATCGGCACCTGCCTCGGGCTCCTTTCCCTCATTGTCTTCGCCGCCGTGGAATTCTGCGGCCAGATCTGCGGTATCCAGATCGGGTTTTCCATCGTCAGCGAGATTGACCCCACCCAGGGGGGGCAGCAGTCAGTCCTCTCCATCTTTCAGGAAATGCTGGCAACTCTGCTGTTCCTTTCCCTCGGGGTCCACCATGTATTTATCGGGGCGCTGGTGGAGAGCTATAACGTGCTGCCGGTGGGGGCCTGGACCATGAGCGAGGGGCTTCTGAATTTCCTTGTCATCACCATCGGCCAGGTTTTCGTTCTGGCCATCAAGCTTGCGGCGCCGGTGATGGTGACGCTGCTCCTCACGAGCGTCATGTTAGGCATCATGGCCCGGGCATTTCCCCAGATGAACGTCTTTTTCGTGAGCATGCCGCTCAATATCGGTATCGGCTTCATAATCCTGGGGCTCTCGCTCCACGTTTTCCTCAGCACCCTCAGGGGATCGTTCGGGGTGCTGGACGAGCAGATCATGACCATCATGAAGCTCATGGGTAACGGATAA
- the fliQ gene encoding flagellar biosynthesis protein FliQ, whose product MSPDLVVQIARRSFEVTLLLAAPLLISGLVVGLLISIFQAVTSIQEATLAFAPKIIIVMVTMVIFFPWMMSYMSDFTRELYALIPSMRN is encoded by the coding sequence ATGAGTCCCGATCTCGTCGTCCAGATAGCCCGCCGCAGTTTCGAGGTTACGCTGCTTCTTGCCGCGCCGCTCCTTATTTCCGGCCTTGTGGTGGGTCTGCTCATAAGCATCTTCCAGGCGGTCACCTCCATACAGGAGGCGACTCTCGCCTTCGCGCCGAAGATTATTATCGTCATGGTGACGATGGTCATCTTCTTTCCGTGGATGATGAGCTACATGAGCGACTTCACCCGTGAGCTTTACGCGCTGATCCCCTCCATGAGGAATTGA
- the fliP gene encoding flagellar type III secretion system pore protein FliP (The bacterial flagellar biogenesis protein FliP forms a type III secretion system (T3SS)-type pore required for flagellar assembly.), whose protein sequence is MKKNLLITLSIIAMVMGVAAAASAEPAVPAISIGVGKAAKPGDVSSLMQIFFLMTVLSLAPGLMMMTTSFTRIVIVLSFLRTAIGTQQSPPNQIIVALSLFLTFFVMSPVWQQVNTQAIQPYRAAQITQEEALKRAQVPMRKFMLSQTREKDIALFINLSKLPRPRNANDIPTMTLIPAFMVSELRTAFQIGFLIFIPFLVVDMVVASVLMSMGMMMLPPVMISLPFKILLFVLVDGWGLVIGSLIKSFG, encoded by the coding sequence ATGAAAAAAAATCTCCTTATAACATTATCCATAATAGCCATGGTGATGGGAGTTGCTGCTGCGGCTTCCGCCGAACCGGCGGTCCCGGCCATTTCCATAGGTGTCGGGAAAGCCGCCAAGCCGGGGGACGTCTCCTCGCTGATGCAGATATTCTTCCTCATGACGGTGCTCTCCCTGGCGCCGGGCCTGATGATGATGACCACCTCCTTCACCCGGATCGTCATCGTCCTTTCGTTTCTGCGCACCGCCATCGGCACCCAGCAGTCTCCGCCGAACCAGATAATCGTGGCCCTGTCGCTCTTCCTCACCTTTTTCGTCATGAGCCCTGTCTGGCAGCAGGTTAATACCCAGGCGATCCAGCCCTACCGGGCAGCCCAGATTACCCAGGAAGAGGCATTGAAGCGGGCCCAGGTTCCCATGCGCAAGTTCATGCTCTCCCAGACGCGGGAGAAGGATATCGCCCTTTTCATCAATCTCTCCAAGCTGCCGCGCCCCCGCAATGCCAACGACATCCCGACCATGACCCTCATCCCGGCCTTCATGGTTTCGGAGTTGCGGACGGCATTCCAGATAGGTTTCCTCATTTTCATCCCGTTCCTGGTGGTTGACATGGTGGTGGCGTCGGTTCTCATGTCCATGGGCATGATGATGCTGCCGCCGGTCATGATCTCGCTCCCCTTCAAGATCCTCCTCTTCGTCCTGGTGGACGGGTGGGGGCTGGTCATCGGCTCGCTTATCAAGAGTTTTGGATAA
- the fliO gene encoding flagellar biosynthetic protein FliO: MRRLAVTGWAVAAALAPAAAFASDKPGSPSLVILTLQMLASLAVVLGLIYLFYYISNRWFRLGAPARGEERHIRLVETRYLAPKKSLILVEVGGEYLLMGSSNDNLTFIKQIDILEEIEVVEDTEKRPMSALFQGKLDAMAAKIAAMKHGRADSAGRHAAKL; this comes from the coding sequence GTGAGACGGCTCGCCGTGACGGGATGGGCCGTGGCTGCTGCCCTGGCGCCGGCCGCCGCCTTTGCTTCCGATAAGCCGGGCAGTCCCAGCCTTGTCATCCTGACCCTCCAGATGCTGGCATCGCTGGCAGTGGTGCTGGGTCTCATCTATCTCTTTTACTACATCAGCAACCGCTGGTTCAGGCTGGGTGCGCCGGCCCGGGGCGAAGAGCGCCACATCCGGCTGGTGGAGACCCGCTACCTGGCTCCCAAAAAGTCGCTGATCCTGGTGGAGGTTGGAGGGGAGTACCTCCTTATGGGCTCCAGCAACGACAACCTCACCTTCATCAAGCAAATCGACATCCTCGAAGAGATCGAGGTTGTCGAAGATACCGAGAAGCGCCCCATGTCCGCCCTTTTCCAGGGAAAGCTCGACGCCATGGCCGCAAAGATTGCCGCCATGAAGCATGGCCGTGCCGATTCCGCCGGCCGCCATGCTGCGAAACTCTGA
- the fliN gene encoding flagellar motor switch protein FliN, with amino-acid sequence MSDLDNDNLKDGELDTKNLNFILDIPLQLTVELGRTKILVKDVLQLNQGAVVELTKLAGEPLDVFVNSKLVARGEAVVVNEKFGVRLVDIVSPNERVEKVL; translated from the coding sequence GTGAGCGACCTCGATAATGACAACCTGAAGGATGGCGAACTGGATACCAAGAATCTGAACTTCATCCTCGATATACCGCTGCAGCTTACGGTGGAACTGGGCCGGACCAAGATCCTCGTGAAGGACGTGCTCCAGTTGAATCAGGGGGCGGTCGTGGAGTTGACGAAGCTGGCCGGGGAGCCCCTGGACGTTTTCGTCAACTCGAAGCTGGTGGCCCGGGGCGAGGCGGTGGTGGTGAACGAGAAGTTCGGTGTCCGGCTCGTGGATATCGTGAGCCCCAACGAGCGGGTGGAGAAGGTGCTGTGA
- the fliM gene encoding flagellar motor switch protein FliM, with protein MEKILTKQEIEALLAAVFEGKIEPEKELAKAEGMVHAYDLFNNETKGNIPSLDIIYDSFIRYQRGTLSNRLGRIVEIKKMGAAAYKFDDFLHTLPSPVAMAIYKADPLKGAALVAFDSALVFTIVDCILGGTGSSAVPMTGNRMFTSIELRLVQKIMQDILADLEKAWAPIYATKMSLMRMEMNPRLVNIVPPEYQVLTMELQIQIEEIIGKMVFAVPLTTIDPVRDKLKTGAQVDMMAVDPQWSFRLSSGLLEAPLDLSVEVGGATISLDDLLSLAPGDTIMLETPCASDLVVKVGGVPKFMSAPGLRHGNKAAQITTILGKGREQ; from the coding sequence ATGGAGAAGATCCTCACCAAGCAGGAAATAGAGGCACTGCTGGCCGCCGTTTTCGAGGGGAAAATCGAACCCGAAAAGGAACTGGCCAAAGCAGAGGGAATGGTCCATGCCTATGATCTCTTCAACAACGAGACCAAAGGAAACATCCCCAGCCTCGATATTATCTACGACAGCTTCATCCGCTATCAGCGCGGTACCCTGTCGAACCGGCTGGGCCGTATCGTAGAGATCAAGAAGATGGGGGCGGCAGCCTACAAATTCGATGATTTCCTCCATACCCTGCCGTCGCCTGTGGCAATGGCAATCTATAAGGCCGACCCCCTCAAGGGCGCGGCACTGGTTGCCTTCGACAGCGCCCTTGTTTTCACCATCGTTGACTGCATCCTTGGGGGGACCGGCTCTTCGGCCGTGCCGATGACCGGCAACAGGATGTTCACCTCCATAGAGCTGCGGCTGGTCCAGAAGATAATGCAGGACATCCTCGCCGATCTGGAAAAGGCGTGGGCACCCATCTACGCCACCAAGATGTCGCTCATGCGGATGGAGATGAACCCGCGGCTGGTCAATATCGTCCCCCCAGAATACCAGGTGCTGACGATGGAGTTGCAGATCCAGATCGAGGAAATCATCGGCAAAATGGTTTTCGCCGTCCCACTTACGACGATCGATCCGGTGAGGGACAAGCTGAAGACGGGCGCCCAGGTCGACATGATGGCCGTTGATCCCCAGTGGTCATTCCGGCTTTCATCGGGGCTGCTTGAGGCGCCCCTTGACCTCTCGGTGGAGGTGGGAGGGGCGACCATAAGCCTGGATGACCTTCTCAGCCTGGCGCCCGGCGACACCATCATGCTGGAAACCCCCTGTGCCAGCGACCTGGTGGTCAAGGTGGGGGGAGTACCTAAATTCATGTCGGCTCCGGGACTCAGGCACGGAAACAAGGCGGCGCAGATTACCACCATACTCGGCAAAGGGAGAGAGCAGTGA
- a CDS encoding flagellar basal body-associated FliL family protein produces MAAEENAPADATPKNKKMLFIIIGAVAVVVIALAVVFMGGGKKEKSEGASEAKVEEKAEGGSHGASGGKEGAAGAASAANIFPMEPFIVNIYDGQELRYLRVKVELETATADAKNEIELRQAPLRDAILVLLTTKTLQDVQDLQGKNQLRDEIMVAINKILPPGKVSRVYFTDFVVQ; encoded by the coding sequence ATGGCTGCAGAAGAAAACGCTCCGGCGGACGCTACGCCGAAAAACAAGAAAATGCTTTTCATCATTATCGGCGCGGTTGCCGTGGTGGTGATTGCCCTTGCCGTCGTGTTCATGGGGGGGGGCAAAAAGGAGAAGAGCGAAGGCGCCTCCGAGGCTAAGGTGGAGGAGAAGGCCGAGGGTGGAAGCCACGGCGCATCCGGAGGGAAGGAAGGGGCCGCCGGCGCCGCCTCTGCTGCCAATATCTTCCCCATGGAGCCGTTTATCGTCAATATTTACGATGGCCAGGAACTCCGTTACCTGCGGGTCAAGGTGGAATTAGAGACCGCCACTGCCGATGCCAAGAACGAGATCGAGCTTCGTCAGGCACCGCTGCGGGACGCCATCCTGGTGCTCCTGACCACCAAAACGCTTCAGGATGTCCAGGATCTCCAGGGCAAGAACCAGCTCCGTGACGAGATTATGGTGGCCATCAACAAGATCCTTCCTCCGGGCAAGGTGAGCAGGGTCTATTTCACGGACTTCGTGGTGCAGTAG
- a CDS encoding flagellar hook protein FlgE codes for MSVTSAMYTGISGLNANGEAMSVIGNNISNVNTIGFKQGRMLFSDVLSSTISGGSQIGRGVQIQTVENQFTQGSFESTENGTDLAIQGDSFFVVQSDNGRYYTRAGAFHFDKDDVLVNPDGYQVQGYGIVPDSGLSDGVMKPIDLTDYATTPPKLTSKVEMVLNLDSTQAVPTLPWDPANPVATSNFSTSMSVYDSQGNAHTATVYFRKTADNAWDWHAILPDATAGSPVDGTLTFDSTGALTSQLPDAATAQSLTFVGGVTAPQSIFFDLGVGATTQYASASIVSSQTQDGYYQGTLTKVTIDDKGYVNGVYSNGQLKKLAQVALAKFSSTAGLSKSGGTLFEETLASGQPIFSNASTPGVGKVLANSLEQSNVDLAAQFVKMITTQRGYSANSKTITTADEMLQEVLNLKR; via the coding sequence ATGAGCGTTACATCTGCAATGTACACCGGCATCAGCGGCCTTAATGCCAATGGCGAGGCCATGTCCGTTATCGGCAACAACATCTCCAACGTGAACACCATCGGTTTCAAGCAGGGGCGCATGCTCTTCTCCGATGTCCTCTCCAGCACCATCAGCGGCGGCTCCCAGATCGGCCGAGGCGTCCAGATCCAGACCGTGGAGAACCAGTTCACCCAAGGCTCCTTCGAGAGCACCGAAAACGGCACCGACCTGGCCATCCAGGGGGATTCCTTCTTCGTGGTCCAGAGCGACAACGGCCGCTACTACACCCGCGCCGGCGCCTTCCACTTCGACAAGGATGATGTTCTGGTGAACCCTGACGGATATCAGGTTCAGGGGTATGGAATCGTTCCGGATTCAGGCCTGTCCGACGGCGTCATGAAGCCCATCGACCTGACCGATTATGCCACTACTCCGCCGAAACTCACTTCAAAGGTCGAGATGGTGCTGAACCTGGATTCCACCCAGGCGGTACCGACCCTCCCCTGGGATCCGGCCAACCCGGTGGCGACTTCCAACTTCTCCACAAGCATGTCGGTCTATGACTCCCAGGGCAATGCCCATACCGCTACGGTCTACTTCCGCAAGACCGCCGACAACGCCTGGGACTGGCACGCGATTCTTCCCGATGCAACGGCCGGGAGCCCCGTAGACGGGACCCTCACCTTTGACTCCACCGGCGCTCTCACGAGCCAGCTGCCGGATGCCGCCACCGCCCAGAGCCTCACCTTCGTAGGGGGCGTCACCGCTCCCCAGTCGATATTCTTCGACCTCGGCGTCGGGGCCACCACCCAGTACGCCAGCGCCTCCATCGTCTCTTCCCAGACCCAGGACGGCTACTACCAGGGCACCCTGACCAAGGTTACCATCGACGACAAGGGGTACGTGAACGGGGTTTACTCCAACGGCCAACTCAAAAAGCTGGCTCAGGTTGCCCTGGCCAAGTTCTCCTCCACCGCCGGCCTCTCCAAGTCGGGGGGGACCCTCTTCGAGGAGACCCTTGCATCGGGCCAGCCCATCTTCTCCAACGCCAGTACCCCCGGCGTGGGCAAGGTGCTTGCCAACTCCCTTGAGCAGTCCAACGTGGACTTGGCTGCCCAGTTCGTAAAGATGATCACCACCCAGCGGGGCTATTCCGCCAACTCCAAGACCATTACCACGGCCGACGAGATGCTTCAGGAAGTTCTCAATCTCAAGCGGTAA
- a CDS encoding TIGR02530 family flagellar biosynthesis protein: MIDKIYFPEPLPINPVQKPAQPQPAKQGGAKSGFATILDGKMPAEGVKFSQHAQERLRSRGISLNEADMKRLEGAVDSVAQKGGRESLIMLGDAALVVSVKNRTVITAMDRGSMQGNVFTNIDSAVVL, from the coding sequence ATGATCGACAAGATCTATTTTCCCGAACCACTCCCCATTAACCCGGTACAAAAACCGGCGCAACCGCAACCGGCGAAACAGGGCGGAGCAAAGTCCGGATTCGCTACGATCCTCGACGGCAAGATGCCGGCCGAGGGGGTCAAATTCTCCCAACATGCCCAGGAACGCCTGAGGTCGAGGGGGATCAGCCTCAATGAAGCAGACATGAAGAGGCTGGAGGGAGCGGTGGACAGCGTGGCACAGAAGGGTGGGCGCGAATCGCTCATCATGCTCGGCGACGCAGCACTTGTGGTGAGTGTCAAAAATCGGACAGTCATCACCGCCATGGACCGGGGCAGCATGCAAGGGAATGTGTTCACGAACATCGATTCGGCAGTTGTTTTATAG
- a CDS encoding flagellar hook assembly protein FlgD, with amino-acid sequence MITGVTTDTAAATAAMKQSTGLSKDDFLQLFITQLQNQDPLNPQDSSEFIGQMAQLTQVEQAYNTNTNLASIIDQLNGATSFSSVAYIGKTVTANGDQIQLTAGTQPTIGYRLDANAGKVTIDITDSTGAVVRTLTLGNTPAGDGTIVWDGKDGRGVTLPAGEYAFSVTGYNADGEKFQGYPHLVGTVQGVTLEGEEPYVTIGGVSVPLSNVLSVKGA; translated from the coding sequence ATGATAACCGGAGTCACCACTGATACAGCAGCAGCGACAGCGGCCATGAAGCAGTCCACCGGGCTGAGCAAGGATGATTTTCTTCAGCTGTTCATAACCCAGTTGCAGAATCAGGATCCGCTGAACCCCCAGGACAGCTCGGAGTTCATCGGCCAGATGGCGCAACTGACCCAGGTGGAGCAGGCCTACAACACCAACACCAATCTGGCTTCCATTATCGACCAGCTCAATGGTGCCACGAGTTTTTCTTCCGTAGCATACATCGGCAAGACGGTCACGGCGAACGGCGACCAGATCCAGCTTACCGCCGGCACTCAACCGACCATCGGCTACCGGCTTGACGCCAATGCCGGCAAAGTAACCATCGACATAACCGACAGTACCGGCGCCGTTGTCCGCACCCTGACCCTCGGAAACACCCCGGCCGGAGACGGCACGATTGTCTGGGACGGAAAAGACGGCAGAGGGGTCACCCTGCCGGCAGGGGAATATGCCTTCAGCGTGACCGGATACAATGCGGACGGAGAGAAGTTCCAGGGTTATCCGCATCTCGTCGGCACGGTTCAGGGAGTAACGCTGGAAGGGGAAGAACCTTACGTAACTATCGGCGGCGTCAGCGTGCCGCTCAGCAATGTACTCTCGGTGAAAGGAGCGTGA
- a CDS encoding flagellar hook-length control protein FliK, whose product MEIMQMLQVIPQAVPAPGTAPEVPAGSAATPDHFASLMAGLLVQPPATTASADELPTLAAETMGPNDQNAAAPETDDIDTAELAMMSLASLVAPPTIVPQNATVIGIPDPAVATVEANAAIPATQVTATAPEPAPAMVLATATSAESAALPSQTPQTATVIPQPELLRDTTQAKPPMEAASPASAPQAATQPVPVKNAVEVLSVTLEPAKTAGVPASEPLPETALDVAVAEKPSPRATGLTAAYPDRIPVIPKGEHSPVTAERAPVTETARQTDASPVAGAKAQEVEVIVKGEAGEQQSSGEQGSGGSHTADLKGHAAPVHTDTAKSFEPALTGTTKSEHQPANGLRDSIMAQVKEGIATREPARNGEIAIRLAPAELGELRINVRVVDQQVRVEVVAANSQVREILLNNQDSLKENFSRQNLTMTGFDVSTGTGQGQEQLFREGREAGQQGGFRTAYRRGTAEEETMAVQETGYYYTDRRDSILDVRL is encoded by the coding sequence ATGGAGATCATGCAGATGCTCCAGGTGATTCCCCAGGCAGTCCCTGCCCCCGGAACCGCACCTGAAGTCCCTGCCGGATCTGCCGCCACCCCTGACCACTTCGCTTCGCTCATGGCCGGGCTTCTTGTGCAGCCCCCCGCCACGACGGCTTCCGCTGACGAACTTCCAACACTTGCTGCGGAAACCATGGGGCCGAACGATCAAAATGCCGCCGCCCCCGAGACCGATGACATCGATACCGCCGAATTAGCCATGATGTCGCTCGCTTCTCTTGTGGCACCTCCGACGATCGTTCCGCAGAACGCTACGGTTATCGGAATTCCCGACCCTGCCGTTGCGACCGTCGAAGCGAACGCCGCCATCCCGGCGACGCAGGTCACTGCCACCGCCCCTGAGCCGGCACCAGCGATGGTGCTTGCAACCGCAACTTCTGCGGAATCGGCCGCGCTTCCGTCCCAAACTCCCCAGACCGCCACCGTTATCCCCCAGCCTGAACTTCTCCGGGATACGACCCAGGCGAAACCGCCGATGGAAGCAGCTTCCCCCGCATCGGCACCCCAGGCCGCAACCCAGCCTGTACCGGTAAAGAATGCGGTTGAGGTTCTGTCGGTCACCCTTGAACCGGCTAAAACTGCCGGGGTGCCCGCATCCGAACCCTTGCCCGAAACGGCATTGGATGTTGCCGTGGCGGAAAAACCGTCACCCCGTGCCACGGGATTGACGGCAGCCTATCCCGATCGGATACCGGTCATCCCGAAGGGGGAACATTCCCCTGTGACGGCTGAACGGGCACCGGTGACGGAAACGGCACGGCAGACGGATGCCTCACCCGTTGCGGGCGCCAAGGCCCAGGAGGTTGAGGTGATCGTCAAGGGAGAAGCCGGAGAGCAGCAATCCTCCGGCGAGCAGGGATCAGGCGGCAGCCACACCGCTGACTTGAAGGGACATGCCGCACCCGTCCACACCGACACGGCGAAATCCTTCGAGCCCGCTCTCACCGGCACCACGAAGTCCGAGCACCAGCCGGCCAACGGCTTGCGCGACAGCATCATGGCCCAGGTGAAAGAGGGAATCGCAACCCGCGAGCCCGCCCGCAACGGCGAGATCGCGATTCGCCTCGCTCCGGCAGAACTGGGGGAGCTCCGGATTAACGTAAGGGTTGTGGATCAGCAGGTTAGGGTAGAAGTAGTGGCGGCCAACAGCCAGGTGCGGGAGATTCTTCTCAACAACCAGGATTCCCTCAAGGAGAACTTCTCGCGGCAGAATCTGACCATGACCGGTTTCGACGTATCCACCGGCACGGGTCAGGGGCAGGAGCAACTCTTCCGCGAAGGAAGGGAAGCCGGGCAACAGGGAGGCTTCAGGACCGCTTACCGGCGGGGAACGGCAGAGGAGGAAACAATGGCGGTTCAGGAAACCGGCTATTACTACACTGACCGGCGCGATTCGATCCTCGACGTTCGACTTTAG
- a CDS encoding MotE family protein, with product MRTTTIMPLMAAMGFLLLAPPLCTPSAVEAQSSGGSGGRSTVQGPVYPTASTRNGVGEAAALEMKKQQLAAREAALAIKEQELKSLAATLDARVKELETAKTSLDHSLDARKKVQSANYQKLLKVYKALKPQQAVKLLDGLPEREALELLSEMDQKRAAKLLPLIKQDRALKWTRQNLAAR from the coding sequence ATGCGCACAACAACGATCATGCCGCTTATGGCGGCGATGGGGTTCCTTCTCCTCGCGCCGCCGCTTTGTACTCCTTCCGCCGTCGAGGCCCAGTCTTCCGGCGGGAGCGGGGGACGGTCCACCGTACAGGGGCCGGTTTATCCCACGGCTTCTACCCGGAACGGCGTCGGGGAGGCGGCGGCGCTGGAGATGAAAAAACAGCAGCTCGCCGCCAGGGAAGCGGCCCTGGCCATAAAGGAACAGGAGCTGAAGTCGCTGGCAGCCACCCTTGATGCGCGGGTGAAGGAACTGGAAACGGCCAAAACGTCCCTTGACCATTCCCTCGACGCCCGGAAAAAGGTGCAGAGCGCCAATTATCAGAAGCTCCTCAAAGTTTACAAGGCGCTGAAGCCCCAGCAGGCGGTGAAGCTTCTGGACGGGCTCCCCGAGCGGGAGGCGCTGGAGCTCCTGAGCGAGATGGACCAGAAGCGGGCCGCCAAGCTCCTCCCCCTTATCAAACAAGATAGGGCGCTGAAGTGGACCCGGCAAAACCTCGCGGCCCGTTAG